One Malus sylvestris chromosome 14, drMalSylv7.2, whole genome shotgun sequence DNA segment encodes these proteins:
- the LOC126600717 gene encoding uncharacterized protein LOC126600717 yields MGNCLVMQENVTKIMRPDGKILEYSADMKVYQVLSEFSGHAISETAPNYQHLRPDSKLLGGHLYYLVPLPLPPPKKASQKKVRFSEPEAERPEPEQETKVVRIKLVISKKELQEMLTKGGVAVLDEMVSRLQSEEKGIDKSNSNSFNVDGNCEGWKPALESIPEVV; encoded by the coding sequence ATGGGGAATTGCTTGGTTATGCAAGAAAATGTTACAAAGATTATGAGACCTGATGGGAAGATCCTAGAGTACAGCGCAGACATGAAAGTTTACCAGGTGCTGTCGGAGTTTTCGGGGCATGCAATATCTGAGACGGCTCCAAACTACCAGCATCTCCGGCCAGACTCCAAGCTGCTTGGTGGTCACCTCTACTATCTCGTACCTCTCCCTTTGCCACCGCCCAAAAAGGCTTCCCAGAAGAAGGTGAGATTTTCGGAGCCTGAAGCCGAACGGCCTGAACCTGAACAAGAAACTAAAGTTGTAAGGATTAAGTTGGTTATAAGCAAGAAAGAATTGCAGGAGATGTTGACAAAGGGAGGAGTTGCAGTTCTTGATGAAATGGTTTCTCGGCttcaaagtgaagaaaaagGCATAGATAAGAGTAACAGTAACAGCTTCAACGTTGATGGTAACTGCGAAGGGTGGAAGCCTGCTCTCGAAAGCATACCTGAAGTAGTCTAG
- the LOC126600714 gene encoding 1-(5-phosphoribosyl)-5-[(5-phosphoribosylamino)methylideneamino] imidazole-4-carboxamide isomerase, chloroplastic-like — protein MKVGTFNAAFSSDVRTLHRPPSSSIFGAANRKSFTARPSMASSFTRRLSIRCAVRFRPCIDIHMGKVKQIVGSTLSDLKDDGSVLVTNFVSDKSAAEYAKMYKEDGLTGGHVIMLGADPLSRAAAIEALHAYPGGLQVGGGINSENSLNYIEEGASHVIVTSYVFNNGQMDLERLKDLVLVVGKEGLVLDLSCRKRDGRYAIVTDRWQKFSDVNLDEEILNFLANYADEFLVHGVDVEGKKLGIDEELVALLGKYSPIPVTYAGGVTVMADLERIKVAGLGHVDVTVGSALDVFGGNLSYKDVVAWHAQQEALTV, from the exons ATGAAAGTTGGGACCTTCAATGCCGCTTTCTCTTCCGATGTCCGTACACTTCACAGACCTCCGAGCTCTTCAATTTTCGGCGCGGCAAACCGTAAAAGTTTCACTGCCAGACCTTCCATGGCGTCCA GTTTTACCCGGCGGCTTTCGATCCGCTGCGCCGTTCGCTTCCGGCCTTGCATTGACATACACATG GGGAAAGTGAAACAAATTGTTGGGTCTACCCTTTCTGATTTGAAGGATGATGGGTCGGTTCTTGTTACCAATTTTGTGTCGGATAAGTCTGCAGCGGAGTATGCAAAGATGTATAAAGAAGATGGGCTTACAGGTGGTCATGTTATCATGCTTGGAGCTGACCCTTTGAGTAGAGCTGCAGCCATTGAAGCTTTGCATGCCTATCCTG GTGGTTTGCAAGTAGGAGGTGGGATCAATTCAGAAAATTCTTTGAATTACATAGAAGAAGGGGCTAGCCATGTCATTGTCACTTCC TATGTATTTAACAATGGACAAATGGACCTTGAAAGGCTTAAAGATCTTGTTCTTGTTGTTGGAAAAGAAGGGCTTGTTTTAGACCTTAGCTGCAGAAAGAGG GATGGTAGATATGCAATCGTCACAGATAGATGGCAGAAGTTTAGTGATGTGAATCTTGATGAGGAAATATTGAACTTTCTTGCCAACTATGCAGACGAATTTCTGGTACATGGTGTTGATGTTGAAGGGAAAAA GCTGGGAATTGATGAGGAGCTTGTGGCATTGCTTGGAAAGTATTCACCG ATTCCTGTAACTTATGCTGGTGGTGTGACTGTAATGGCTGATTTAGAGAGGATAAAAGTGGCGGGACTGGGACATGTAGATGTAACTGTTGGCAGCGCTTTGGATGTTTTTGGAGGCAACTTGTCATACAAAGACGTCGTTGCTTGGCATGCCCAGCAGGAGGCCTTGACTGTTTAG
- the LOC126600707 gene encoding uncharacterized protein At5g03900, chloroplastic-like, whose amino-acid sequence MASIATCFTLPPKHHCPRPRIFKSSLLPNPPRTFRLHPTPIFPGFGAKFRESRVSVSAVKSGLDAAAAAAAIRPGGAVESDKLPSDVRKRAMEAVDACGGRVTIGDVAGRAGLKLNEAQNALQALAADTEGFLEVSDEGDVLYVFPKDYRAKLLGKSLRMRVEPVLEKAKAGVEYVARVSFGTALVASIVLVYTAIVVALSSGRSEDDNRGRRGGRSYDSGFSFYMNPFDLFWFWDPYYSRRRRVQTERVQTDDNKMNFVESIFSFVFGDGDPNQGIEEERWKLIGQYISSKGGVVAAEELSPYLDIESSRETLNDETYILPVLLRYEGQPVIDEEGNILYQFPSLQRTASSQRSGRKEYVGRRWADFVGGVNKFFQEKKWQFSNTTVSERAMVAGLGGLNLFGVIILGTILKDTRIAPAGFIKFVSSIFPLLQIYAGSFFAIPLLRWFVLLKTNADIEKRNKARQQCAQSLELPDISLRRKLLSARDMAQKTFIGQDRIVYSTDKDLVEQDYEAQEWDKRFREIEKSD is encoded by the exons ATGGCGTCGATAGCCACCTGCTTCACCCTTCCGCCGAAGCACCACTGTCCTCGCCCTCGCATCTTCAAATCCTCACTCCTCCCCAACCCTCCCAGAACCTTCCGTCTCCACCCGACGCCCATTTTCCCGGGATTTGGCGCCAAGTTTCGGGAATCTAGAGTTTCTGTGTCAGCTGTGAAGTCGGGTCTAgacgccgccgccgccgccgctgcAATCAGGCCCGGTGGCGCTGTGGAGAGCGATAAGTTGCCTTCCGATGTGAGGAAGCGAGCGATGGAAGCTGTGGACGCTTGTGGAGGGAGAGTGACGATTGGTGACGTGGCTGGCCGGGCTGGGCTCAAGCTTAACGAAGCTCAGAATGCTCTGCAAGCTCTCGCTGCTGACACTGAAGGATTCTTGGAG GTTTCGGATGAAGGCGATGTGCTCTATGTTTTCCCCAAGGATTATCGGGCGAAGCTTTTGGGAAAATCGCTTAGAATGAGAGTTGAGCCTGTGCTTGAGAAGGCAAAG GCTGGGGTTGAGTACGTAGCGAGGGTTTCATTTGGAACTGCCCTAGTTGCTTCCATTGTTCTTGTTTATACTGCAATTGTTGTTGCTCTGTCTTCTGGTAGAAG TGAAGATGACAATCGTGGAAGACGTGGAGGAAGGTCGTATGATTCAGGGTTCTCTTTTTACATGAATCCATTTGACCTCTTTTG GTTCTGGGATCCATATTACTCTAGGAGGCGGCGAGTACAAACAGAACGAGTACAAACAGATGATAACAAGATGAATTTCGTTGAATCT ATTTTCTCATTTGTATTTGGCGATGGTGATCCAAACCAAGGAATCGAAGAAGAGAGATGGAAGTTG ATCGGACAATACATATCCTCTAAAGGTGGGGTTGTTGCAGCTGAAGAGCTTTCTCCATATCTTGATATAGAATCTTCAAGGGAAACTCTg AATGATGAAACATACATCTTACCTGTTCTTTTACGGTATGAGGGTCAGCCTGTTATAGATGAAGAG GGAAATATTCTGTACCAGTTTCCATCTCTACAGCGCACAGCATCTTCTCAGAGGAGTGGAAGGAAGGAATATGTGGGGAGAAGATGGGCTGATTTTGTTGGAGGGGTTAACAAATTTTTCCAGGAGAAGAAATGGCAATTCAG TAACACTACCGTTTCTGAAAGAGCAATGGTCGCTGGACTTGGTGGACTTAATTTATTTGGGGTTATCATTCTTGGAACCATCTTAAA GGATACTAGAATTGCACCAGCTGGTTTTATTAAGTTCGTTTCTAGCATATTTCCACTACTTCAG ATTTATGCTGGTTCTTTCTTTGCAATTCCTTTGTTGCGGTGGTTCGTCCTGCTTAAGACAAACGCTGACatagaaaaaagaaataaagcaaGACAGCAGTGTGCTCAATCCCTTGAATTGCCAGATATCTCACTTAGAAGAAAG CTCCTCAGTGCTCGGGACATGGCCCAAAAAACATTCATAGGGCAGGATAGAATTGTATATAGTACGGACAAGGATTTGGTTGAGCAAGACTATGAGGCCCAAGAATGGGATAAGAGATTTCGAGAAATAGAGAAGTCAGATTGA